In Gouania willdenowi chromosome 15, fGouWil2.1, whole genome shotgun sequence, one DNA window encodes the following:
- the LOC114477157 gene encoding arachidonate 5-lipoxygenase-like, with translation MNSYTVNVATGHQMFSGTDNYIYITLIGTEQCSDKVLLDKSLYNDFESGEVDSYEVKVGQDLGQLVLVKIEKQKYLMQDSWYCRYITVKTPSGEHVEFPCYRWLVDDKNVVLRDGKARLPQDDENILFKQQRQKELEIRRMTYRWKEWQPGFPMSIDANKETELPWDIQFTTKKGISFVLNYTKAIGNLRLNTFMNMFQSSWNDLADFESIFRTIKNSNNEYVMQHWEEDSMFGYQFLNGCNPVLIEKCFKLPDKLPVTHEMVSSSLDRNLTLEQELEAGNIFICDYELLEGISANSTDPNTQQYLIAPICLLYKNTQNKIVPIAIQLSQTRGKDAPIFLPSDAHYDWLLAKIWVRSSDFQIHQTVTHMLRTHLISEMFAIAMFRQLPAVHPVFKLLIPHVRFTIAINTKAREELICEGGLFDKANAIGGGGHVQIIQKVMKTLTFRSLCFPDMIRMRGMDNNEEMPKYFYRDDGYRVWEATKSFVSDVMCIYYSNDERVQGDGEIQAFVKDVSDFGMQDSDSCGFPKCLNSREELIEYLTVIVFTASAQHAAINFGQYDWCSWIPNAPATMRKPPPNQKGLATLSLIMESLPDRGRSSWHLGAVWALSQYQENELFLGMYPDEHFTEGRVKAAMEKFRKELAGISESIKIRDEKKRMPYYYLRPDKIPNSVAI, from the exons ATGAATTCTTACACAGTGAATGTCGCCACAGGACATCAGATGTTTTCAGGCACGGATAATTACATCTACATCACGCTAATAGGCACAGAGCAATGCAGCGACAAAGTACTGCTGGACAAGAGTCTTTACAACGACTTTGAGAGCGGGGAG GTGGACTCCTATGAGGTGAAAGTGGGGCAAGACCTGGGTCAGCTTGTGTTGGTAAAGATTGAGAAGCAGAAATACTTGATGCAAGATAGCTGGTACTGCCGGTACATCACAGTCAAAACACCATCCGGAGAGCATGTGGAGTTCCCCTGTTACCGCTGGCTGGTGGATGATAAGAATGTGGTGCTGCGGGATGGAAAAG CACGTCTGCCCCAGGATGATGAGAACATTCTATTCAAGCAGCAGAGACAGAAAGAGCTGGAGATAAGGAGGATGACTTACAG GTGGAAGGAGTGGCAGCCAGGCTTTCCAATGAGCATCGACGCTAACAAAGAAACAGAGCTTCCCTGGGACATACAGTTTACTACTAAAAAAGGAATAAGCTTCGTACTGAATTACACCAAGGC AATAGGAAACCTGCGTTTAAACACGTTCATGAACATGTTCCAGTCCTCCTGGAATGACTTAGCTGATTTTGAGTCCATCTTCCGCACAATCAAAAACTCAAACAATG AGTATGTGATGCAACACTGGGAAGAAGACTCCATGTTTGGGTACCAGTTTTTGAATGGCTGCAATCCTGTTCTGATCGAGAAGTGCTTTAAACTTCCTGACAAACTTCCTGTTACACATGAGATGGTTTCCTCGAGCCTTGACAGGAATTTGACGTTGGAGCAGGAGTTAGAG GCTGGTAACATCTTCATATGTGATTATGAATTGTTAGAAGGCATCAGTGCAAACTCCACAGACCCCAATACACAGCAGTATCTCATTGCTCCCATCTGTCTGCTGTACAAAAACACTCAGAACAAGATTGTGCCCATCGCCATACAG ctcaGCCAGACTCGTGGTAAAGACGCTCCCATCTTTCTGCCCTCTGATGCTCACTATGACTGGCTGCTGGCAAAGATCTGGGTGCGTTCATCTGATTTTCAAATCCACCAGACTGTCACACACATGCTCAGGACGCATTTGATTTCTGAGATGTTTGCCATCGCCATGTTCAGGCAACTTCCTGCTGTTCATCCTGTCTTTAAG CTACTCATCCCACATGTTCGTTTCACCATCGCCATCAACACCAAAGCTAGAGAGGAACTCATCTGTGAGGGTGGACTCTTTGATAAG gCCAATGCAATAGGTGGGGGAGGTCATGTGCAGATAATTCAGAAAGTCATGAAGACCCTGACCTTCAGGTCGTTGTGCTTCCCTGACATGATCAGGATGCGCGGCATGGACAACAATGAAGAAATGCCCAAATACTTCTACAGGGATGATGGATACAGGGTGTGGGAGGCCACCAAAAG CTTCGTGTCTGATGTGATGTGTATATACTACAGCAATGATGAGAGGGTGCAGGGAGATGGAGAGATTCAGGCTTTTGTCAAGGATGTGAGCGACTTTGGTATGCAGGACTCTGATTCCTGCG GATTTCCTAAGTGTCTGAACTCTCGTGAGGAGCTGATCGAGTACCTGACTGTCATCGTGTTCACAGCTTCAGCACAACACGCAGCCATCAACTTTGGACAG TATGACTGGTGCTCCTGGATCCCGAATGCTCCAGCCACCATGAGAAAGCCCCCACCCAACCAGAAGGGCTTAGCAACGCTGAGTTTGATCATGGAGAGTCTCCCAGATCGAGGACGTTCTAGCTGGCATCTGGGAGCTGTGTGGGCACTGAGCCAGTACCAGGAGAATGAA CTGTTCCTGGGCATGTATCCTGATGAGCACTTCACAGAGGGACGAGTGAAAGCAGCCATGGAGAAGTTCAGGAAGGAGCTGGCAGGAATATCTGAAAGCATCAAGATAAGAGACGAGAAAAAGAGGATGCCATACTACTACCTGCGTCCAGACAAAATCCCCAACAGTGTCGCTATTTGA
- the LOC114477156 gene encoding zinc finger BED domain-containing protein 1-like — MAEREPLVVKKGKVNSVVWKHFGFEESDSEQTKILCKICHATVSAPQGNTTNLFNHLKSTHRIIYDQAVKEQNSKMKSSSTPATATQSSIKDTLYNATAYPPSSRRHKEITDAVTYMIAKDMSPINTVSDPGFIKLMNTMDKRYVLPSRHHFSRIALPALYDECRGKVAKEVSTAVYFATTTDLWSSRTMEPYISLTLHYIDADFTIKTNCLQTAFFPEDHTGQNIADGLRQAMAAWDLNEEKLVCITTDNASNMKLAAELNGWMRLQCFGHRLHLAIENAMKDHRIGRAMGVCKKLVSAFSYSWKKKRELTDVQKRLNLPEHSLTTECPTRWGSRQAMIGRVLEQQKAIAEVLYNDTRNRHLTPSWQDIDVLEAINKSLSPLVEFTDALSGEQYVSVSFVKPTLHLFNTSILAVQEDDTDLAKCIKKKIVGYLNEKYDDAPTQELLDMASALDPRFKLTYVSEDKHGSIEERLSSEMKAVMEKAPERAVTPADDTDATAAGGARKKKALGSFFKPVIEGTAPRSAALQPDQDQDKAIAFELQSYLQAGTLDTEADPLEWWKVSQKFYPRLSNLARKYLCIPATSASSERVFSTGGNVVTCLRSSLKPDQVNRLVFLAKNL; from the exons ATGGCAGAAAGGGAGCCTTTGGTCGTGAAGAAAGGAAAGGTGAATTCTGTGGTGTGGAAACACTTCGGTTTTGAGGAGTCTGACTCGGAACAAACTAAGATATTGTGCAAGATATGTCACGCGACCGTGTCTGCACCTCAAGGAAACACAACCAATTTATTTAACCATTTAAAGTCCACACACAGAATAATATATGACCAAGCAGTGAAGGAACAAAACTCAAAAATGAAAAGCTCCTCGACTCCTGCCACCGCCACGCAGTCCTCAATTAAGGACACGCTTTATAATGCCACCGCATATCCACCCAGCTCCCGCAGGCATaaagaaataactgatgcagTCACATACATGATTGCCAAAGACATGAGCCCTATCAACACCGTTAGCGACCCGGGGTTCATTAAACTGATGAACACAATGGACAAGCGGTATGTGTTACCATCACGTCACCATTTTAGCAGAATTGCGCTGCCTGCACTTTATGACGAATGTCGTGGAAAAGTTGCAAAAGAAGTGTCAACAGCAGTATATTTTGCCACCACAACGGACCTATGGTCGAGCCGCACCATGGAGCCATATATTAGCCTCACACTTCATTACATCGACGCGGATTTCACCATAAAGACGAATTGTCTCCAAACGGCTTTTTTCCCCGAAGACCACACAGGGCAAAATATAGCCGATGGCCTGAGGCAAGCGATGGCTGCATGGGACTTGAACGAAGAGAAACTCGTCTGTATCACAACAGACAATGCCTCAAATATGAAGCTGGCAGCTGAACTCAATGGCTGGATGAGGCTGCAGTGCTTCGGGCACAGACTCCACTTGGCCATAG AGAATGCAATGAAGGACCACAGGATTGGCCGTGCAATGGGGGTCTGCAAAAAACtggtcagtgccttctcctacagttggaaaaaaaaaagggagctGACAGATGTACAGAAGAGGCTGAATTTGCCTGAACACTCTCTTACGACGGAGTGTCCAACGAGGTGGGGGTCTCGGCAGGCTATGATTGGCAGGGTCCTAGAGCAGCAGAAGGCCATTGCAGAGGTCCTCTACAATGACACAAGAAACAGACACCTCACCCCCTCATGGCAGGACATCGATGTACTGGAGGCCATCAACAAGTCACTAAGCCCTCTCGTTGAATTTACCGATGCACTTTCTGGGGAGCAATATGTGAGTGTGTCTTTTGTCAAGCCAACTCTCCACCTTTTCAACACATCCATATTGGCTGTGCAGGAGGACGACACAGACCTTGCAAAGTGTATCAAGAAGAAGATCGTGGGCTATCTCAATGAGAAATATGATGATGCACCAACACAAGAGCTGTTGGACATGGCTTCAGCCCTGGACCCAAGGTTCAAGCTCACATATGTGAGTGAAGACAAGCATGGGTCAATTGAAGAAAGACTGTCATCTGAGATGAAGGCTGTCatg GAGAAGGCCCCTGAGAGAGCAGTGACTCCTGCTGATGACACTGACGCCACCGCTGCTGGTGGTGCACGAAAGAAGAAAGCCCTGGGCAGCTTCTTCAAGCCGGTCATTGAAGGCACAGCTCCAAGATCCGCTGCTTTGCAAccggaccaggaccaggacaagGCCATAGCTTTTGAGCTACAGTCCTACCTTCAGGCAGGGACACTGGACACTGAGGCGGACCCACTAGAGTGGTGGAAGGTATCCCAGAAGTTCTACCCACGGCTCTCCAACCTGGCAAGGAAATATCTTTGTATTCCAGCCACAAGTGCCTCGTCAGAGAGGGTTTTCAGTACAGGTGGTAATGTCGTCACCTGCCTGCGCTCATCCCTGAAACCAGACCAAGTTAACAGACTGGTGTTTCTGGCTAAAAACCTTTAA